The DNA region CCGCGACCTGCTGGATCCCGAGGTCAGCGACCGCTCGACACCGGTATCCGAGCTGGTCCGGCCCGTGATCAGTCTGCCCGACACGGTCCGGGTGCTGTACGCGCTCTCGGAGATGCGACGGGCATCCGCGCACCTGGCGATCGTGCTCGACGAGTACGGCGGCACGGCCGGCATCGTCACCATGGAGGACCTGGTCGAGGAACTGGTCGGCGACATCACCGACGAGTACGACGTGGTGGTCGAGCCGCGGCCGCGGCATCTCGGGTCGACCGAGGTCGACGGTCTCAGCACGTTGGACGACTTCGCCGACGAGACCGGTTTCACCCTGGCCGAGGGCCCGTACGACACCGTGGCCGGCTTCTTCATGGCCGCTCGCGGCCAGCTTCCCACGCTCAACGCAACGGTCGAGGTCGAGGCAGTCCGCCCGGGTGAGGACGGCGACGAGATCGTCCGGCTGGAGCTCAAGGTGATCGAGCTGGACGGTCGTCGAGCATCGCGGCTGGAAGTCAAGCAGCTGCCGAACGAGCCGGTCGCAGAGCCGCACGCCGAATCGGCATCGTCGCGGGGTGATTCGTGACCTCGGGAGGTTCGCGAGGTTTCCTGCTGGTGGCGATGGGTGCAGCCTTGTGGGGGACGAGCGGTATCGCGGGTGCCTTCGCGGCCAGGTACAGCTCTCTGTCCTGGCCGGCCATCTCGTCGGTGCGGCTGCTGCTCGGTGGGCTGCTGATGCTGGTCTTGACGGCGGTCACCGGCGAGCTCCGTCGGGTGGGGCGCACGCCTGAATCGGCGCGCCGCATCCTCGCGACGGGGGTGACGACGGCGATCTATGGCACGGCCTACTTCCAGGCGGTGCCGCTGGTCGGCGTCGCGGTCGCGACCGTGGTCTGTCTCGGTTCGGCACCGGTCGCGGTGGCGGTCTACACGGCCATTCGGGGGCGCCGACTGCCGGGCCGATCGACAGTGTTCGCGTTGCTGGCGGCGCTCGCCGGACTGGTGCTGGTGAGCAACCCGAGCACGCCGGTCGGTGACGGTCGATGGTTCGCCGTCGGACTGGCGTTGGCGCTGCTCTCCGGCCTGGCGTTCGCGGCCACCACCGTCGTCAACCAGCGCACCGTCCCGGGTCTGAGCCCGCGCACATTGATCGCCACCTCCCTCACCCTGGCCGGTCTGCTGTCGGCGCCGCTGGGCCTGCTGGGCGGAGCCGACTTCGCCACGCTGACCGCGCCGGCCTGGGCGGCGATCGCGTTCCTGGTGATCTTCCAGACCGTCATTGCCTACCTCGCCTACTACGGTGGCTTGCAGGCCGGTCTGCCCGCGACCACGGCGGTGATCGTCTTGCTGATCGAGCCATTGACCGCAACGGTGCTCGCCGTGCTGGTCCTGGACGAGCAGCTCACCCTGCCGGTGTTGCTCGGGATCGTGCTGCTGATGCTCGCGGTCGTACTCGTCCGACCTGTCCGCAAGATCCAACCGGTACGCAAGACAGCGGCACCGACCGCGGGCGAGAAATCCGGCTGAGCGGTCTGCCGCTGCGTGGAAGAATGACCGCCATGTCCTCCGATACCCATCGACCTCGCGCGCTCTCCCTCGCCCAGTCGACCTCCGACTCGCTGCATCTGGGCAACTATCTGGGGGCGCTGCGGCAGTGGGTGCCGATGCAGGACGACTTCGAGGCGTTCTACGGCGTCGCCGACCTGCATGCCTTGACCGTGGACCAGGATCCGGCGCAGCGGCGGGAGCAGGCGCTGCTGGTCGCCGCTCAGATGCTGGCGGCCGGCATCGACCCGCAGCGGTCGGTGGTGTTCCTCCAGTCGCAGGTGCCCGAGCACACCCAGCTGGCCTGGGTGTTGACCTGCTTGACCGGGTTCGGTCAGGCCAGCCGGATGACCCAGTTCAAGGACAAGGCGGCCAAGGCAGGCGCCGATGCTGCCAACGTCGGGCTGTTCACGTACCCGATCCTGATGGCCGCCGACATCCTGCTCTATCAGGCCGACAAGGTGCCGGTGGGTGAGGACCAGCGGCAGCACTTGGAGCTGACCCGGGACCTGGCGGTCCGGTTCAACGCGCGCTACGGCGAGACCTTCGTCGTCCCGGAGCCGTACATCATTCGCGCGGTCGGCAAGATCCAGGACCTCGCCGACCCGACCGCGAAGATGAGCAAGTCGAGCGTGTCGCCGGCCGGGCTGATCAACCTGCTGGACGAGCCGAAGGCCAACATCAAGAAGATCAAGTCCGCGGTCACCGACTCGGAGCGCACGATCGTCTTCGACGAGGTCAACAAGCCGGGGGTGAGCAACTTGTTGACCATCCTCAGCGCACTGTCGGACAGTTCGGTGGACGACGTGGTCGCCGACTTCGAGGGCAAGGGATATGGCGATTTGAAGGGTGCGGTGGCTGACGCCGTGACCGCGTTCGCTGCGCCGTTCCGGGAGCGCACCCTGCAGTTGATGGGGGAGCGCAGCGAGCTGATGGGGATCCTGGCCGATGGTGCCGAGCGGGCCCGGGATGTCGCCTCGAAGACCGTTGCAGACGTCTATGCCAAGGTCGGGTTGTTGCCGGCGCGCTGATCACGCCCCGTCGCCGAGCGCTCGAGTTCCCAGACCCCGGCGACGGACTTTTTCTCTGTGTTGATAATATTCCTCGCCATTGCATGATGCGCCCACATCGGGCCGATTCGACGGCAGGAGAACGTATGAGCGACGCCTCGACGAGGTTTCGGAAGCTCGAGCCCTGGCTGGTCGTGATCGACCCGCAGAACATCTTCGCCGCGCCTGACTCGGACTGGGCGTCACCGTTCTTCGCCGACGCGATCGTCAACATCCGGCGCCTCGCCGCCGACTTCGGCGACCGGGTGCTGGTCACCCGCTGGCTGCCGACCGCCGATCGTGACACCTCGTGGGGCGACTACTTCCTCGCCTGGCCGTTTGCCGACGAGCCGCCCACCGATCCGCTGTTCGATCTGGTGCCGGAGGCCTGTGACCTCTCCCCGCATCCGACGCTCGACCGGCCGACGTTCGGGAAATGGGGTCCGGAGATGGAAGCGGTCGTCGGCCACGCTCCGCGCGTCGTGCTGACCGGAGTGTCGACGGACTGCTGCGTGATCTCCACGGCATTGGCCGCTGCGGACGCCGGGGCGTACGCGATCATCGCAGCAGATGCCTGCGCCGGCTCGACGGCGGAGAACCATGCCGCGGCGCTGCAGGTGATGGGTCTCTACCCGCCGCAACTGACGGTCTCCGACACCGCATCCATCCTGGCCGCGCACGGCGGCTGACGCAGGCGTCGCCTCGGATCCGCGGGCTCGACTCAGAGGAACAGGCAGAATGGGTGCCCGCTCGGGTCGAACAGCACCCGTACGTCGTCTTGCGGCTGTGACTCCGCGAGCACTGCGCCGCAGGCGATGGCCCAGTCGGTCGCCTCGGCGAGGTCGTCGACCCAGATGTCCAGGTGCTGAGTTGCGTTCTGCTCGCCTGAGACAGCCGGCCAGACCGGTCGCCGGAACTGGCGTTCGCCCTCGAAATTGAGAGTGGGGAATCCCACTCCGTCGGGTGGTCTGAGCTGCGCCCAGCCCGGGTCATCGCCGGTCGCCGGATCGTCGGCGGTCATCCGGTAGCCCAGCAGTTCGCGATAGAAGCTCGCCAAGCTGTGCGGATCGTCGGCGCCGATGGTGACGGAGGTCACCTGGAGTCGTGGTCGGTCCATGTTGATCCTCCGATCCTGGGCCGGCTGCGGCCCGGCCAATCCACGCCATTTCCTCGTCACCACCGTACGTTCAGTGAGCGAGTCGGACGTCGCGTCGCTGCCGCCTCATGCACCTCAAATTGCACACTGACCACACGCGCAACTTCTCGACCGAGAAGGCGGACGCCACGCTGTCGATGGCCGCGAGAGTGTCAGTGGCGGCGCCTACCGTGTTGTCCCATGAGCGCCGTGACCACTCTCAGCCCGCCGGTGCAGGCCTGGCTTCGCAGCCTGGACGACGGTGTGCTGCGCGACGAGTTCGACCCGGGGACGTTTCAGCGCGCCGTGGGGTACGCGCAGGGCAACCGCGTGGTGCTCACCGGGACAGCCGGCAATCCCTCGGTCCTGGAGGCCCGGGTGATCGGCAGCCGGTCTCGGCTCTACACCTCGACCGTCGAGCCGCACTTCGACCGCAGCTCAGGCTTCCTGGACTACTGGTCCACCGAGTGCAGCTGCCCGATGGGCGGCGACTGCAAGCACGTGGTGGCCCTGATCATGGTCGCCCGCCGTCAGCTGGATGGCGGGGCGGTGCCTGCTCTGTCGCCGACTGCCGGCCGGCGATCCGGAGACACCGAGTGGGAGCGACTGCTGCAGCCGTTGGCCACCGTGTTGCCCGCGGCCGAGCCGCGACCGCTCGCCCTGCAGCTGGAGCTCGACCACCGGGAGACCCGCTGGTCGGCTCCGACGACCAGGGTGCTGCTGCGGCCGATGACTCATGGCAAGCGGAACAACTGGATCAAGACCGGGGTCTCCTGGGAGCAGTTGCTGGGCAATCGGCAGACGGTGCCCGTGGTGGAGGAACAGCGTCGGCTGCTGCGCCGGATCCGGGTGATCGCCGACGCCAACGGCCCGGGCTACCGCTATGGCGCGGCGGGCGAGTTGGACATCGCCGAGGTCGGAC from Microlunatus phosphovorus NM-1 includes:
- a CDS encoding DMT family transporter, translating into MTSGGSRGFLLVAMGAALWGTSGIAGAFAARYSSLSWPAISSVRLLLGGLLMLVLTAVTGELRRVGRTPESARRILATGVTTAIYGTAYFQAVPLVGVAVATVVCLGSAPVAVAVYTAIRGRRLPGRSTVFALLAALAGLVLVSNPSTPVGDGRWFAVGLALALLSGLAFAATTVVNQRTVPGLSPRTLIATSLTLAGLLSAPLGLLGGADFATLTAPAWAAIAFLVIFQTVIAYLAYYGGLQAGLPATTAVIVLLIEPLTATVLAVLVLDEQLTLPVLLGIVLLMLAVVLVRPVRKIQPVRKTAAPTAGEKSG
- the trpS gene encoding tryptophan--tRNA ligase; the encoded protein is MSSDTHRPRALSLAQSTSDSLHLGNYLGALRQWVPMQDDFEAFYGVADLHALTVDQDPAQRREQALLVAAQMLAAGIDPQRSVVFLQSQVPEHTQLAWVLTCLTGFGQASRMTQFKDKAAKAGADAANVGLFTYPILMAADILLYQADKVPVGEDQRQHLELTRDLAVRFNARYGETFVVPEPYIIRAVGKIQDLADPTAKMSKSSVSPAGLINLLDEPKANIKKIKSAVTDSERTIVFDEVNKPGVSNLLTILSALSDSSVDDVVADFEGKGYGDLKGAVADAVTAFAAPFRERTLQLMGERSELMGILADGAERARDVASKTVADVYAKVGLLPAR
- a CDS encoding cysteine hydrolase family protein, which translates into the protein MSDASTRFRKLEPWLVVIDPQNIFAAPDSDWASPFFADAIVNIRRLAADFGDRVLVTRWLPTADRDTSWGDYFLAWPFADEPPTDPLFDLVPEACDLSPHPTLDRPTFGKWGPEMEAVVGHAPRVVLTGVSTDCCVISTALAAADAGAYAIIAADACAGSTAENHAAALQVMGLYPPQLTVSDTASILAAHGG
- a CDS encoding VOC family protein — translated: MDRPRLQVTSVTIGADDPHSLASFYRELLGYRMTADDPATGDDPGWAQLRPPDGVGFPTLNFEGERQFRRPVWPAVSGEQNATQHLDIWVDDLAEATDWAIACGAVLAESQPQDDVRVLFDPSGHPFCLFL